The DNA sequence TTTATTCTCAGAGCCAGGATAAAGTCTGAGGGGGCAGAGGTGGTGGCAGGGAGGAGCCAGGACTGGGGGCTTGGGGATCCCGGAGGAAAGAGCAGAGCAGGGCGCGATGGCCAGGTCCTGGGGGCTGGGGTCGCCTGGCAGAGAGAGCGGCACCCGTGGGTGGGGCGGGCAACACCAGCTCTCCCACCCCCAGGGTCCCCAGGTTCCTCTTTACTCCCGGGAATCTCACGGAATTCCCGGGGGAAGCCCCTCCGCCTCGGGCAGCCCCGGGACCAccctggggtggtggggtgggcgATGGCAGGTACGAAGCCAGCCCACAGCCCACCACACTCACCTATCTGTGCTCCTCCATGCACCTGTCTGCCAAGAAAGAACCCGGGGCCGTGGTCAGCACCCCAGGCCTGGGGCCACTTCCCCACCTggccccctccctgcagccctggaGAGCGGTCTCAGTGGAGCCCCCCCAAAACTGCTGAGTCCGTCACACTTCAgcactctctcccctcctccaaacAAAGAGGGCGTCGTGCCCCCAGCTGGGCCCAGAGCAGGCTGCCTGCCTCAGGGGGGCCGTGGGCGCTCCGCCCAGTACGGctgccccccctaccccccccccccgccatgttcCCATAGCACCGCTGCCCTTCACAGGCATCCCAGCCCACTGGTTCTGTTTCTGGGGCCCGTTTCCCACCAGGCTAGGGACCCCTGTGTCCTGAGGGCCGCCCAGGGGCCTAGAACACCGAGGCTGCTTGGTGAAACTGGGccggcgggtggggggtgggggtgctgttcCTGGAGAAGGAGTATCTTCCTGTGCTGCGCCCAGGGCTGCAGGCCAAGGTCACAGGGTGAGGACAGACTGCCCCCACTCTGGCGGCCACAGTGTGCCGGTCCGTGGGCGGTCTGACCGGATGCACTCCACCCCTCGGCCTCCCTTGAATCAGGAGACTTGCCTGCCTCAAATCTGACCTTAATCCTCTTCCCCTGAGATTAGCAGCCCCCCTCACCGGTCTTGGGCAGGAAGACAATGGCATCCTCTGTGAAGCCCCGGGTCTTGGCAAAGGTGCTGAATTTCTCCTTTACCTCAGCCCTTGGGGTCTGGGTGCggcctggggcaggaaggagaagccACTGGCCTCAGTCGGGGAAGGTCTCTgcggcccccacccctgcagttTAGGGACCCGCCCCTTGAGACCCCCATCTGTGGTCGGGTGGGCCTCCGGCCAGAGCGCGGGTCGCTGGCGTGGGGTACATACTGTAGAGAGTGGCCATGTGGAAGTCCTGGCCCGGGCTTTTTGTGCCCGCCGTGTACAAAAGCGCGTACTCCTCATAGTCCGTCGCCACCACCCACACGTCGTGGGTGCTGCCCCAGTCTGGGAATCcaggagagaatcccagtcagggaccctgtcccccagcctctggcccgCTTCTGCCCCGGCTGGCTGTGGGAGGAAGCCAGGGAtgatcccctcccccaccgggacaggcagccagcccccagcctccgCACAGCCCCTGAACCCTGCGGGGGTCCAGTGCATTCAAACCAGAAGTCCTGGGGGGTCAGCAGACAGAAAATTAGGGGCTTATGGTGCAGCCACAAACCTCTGGGCTAGAACGGGTCAGAACTGGGGAGAGACTTCCCAGTGGGAAGGCCTCCCCAAGGAAGGGGGTAGATGGTGGGGTGGGAAATGAAGAGGCCCCTGGCCCTGGTTCTGCAGAACTGTGGAGAGGTgtgaggggggctggggggctacCCCAGTGTGCTCCGTCTGGCCAGCAGAGCAGAGGCCGGCAGCAAAGATCTGGGGGAAATTCCATCatgggggcgggcagggaggggcctggaggTGGGCTCCAAAGAGGATCCAGTGTCCTAGAGAGAGGGTTCCTGGTCCCCCACCCGGGAGCCTGGGGTCGATCGGGCCAGGCCTTGGGCTAGCTGACCCCGACGAAGGGGCCACCAGCCCACTCCGTGTACTGCTGGGGCAGGAGGGTTGCCCAGAGCCACCGCCTGCAGGTTGCCCAGGGCTGGACCCAGGGGTCCCCAGCAGGGGGGCCTCACTCACGGGGACTCGTGTAGCTGTAGCAGCCTGGGGTTTCCGCCGGCCGCAGCAGCAGGGTCCGGGTCTCACACTGGTCTTTCCTGTGGGCAGGTCACCGAAGGGGTCAGGGGTCAGGCCGGGGGCTGTCCCTAGATCGTGACCGTGGGGCGGGGAGCTctcggcccccccacccccaagcgcGCGCCGCCCCGCCCACCTGAGGAAGGTGGTGGTGAGGTTGAGGCCTCCTTCCGCGCTGGGGGCCACCACTGATATGCACATGGACAGCGCGTTCTTCTTCTCCCGGAACCAGCTCGAGTTGGAGGCGAGGCCCGAGGTGAACCAGCGCCCCAGGAACTGCGGCGAACGGACCCCGCTCGGGTCGGCCAGGACCCTCCTGGACCGACCTGGGTGggggcgcccccgcccccgcccccgcccctcccctccggTCTCCAGCCGGGCCCCGCCCCTCCGGTCTCCAGCCGGGCCCCGCCCCTCCGGTCTCCAGCCGGGccccgcccaggccccgcccccaggggcCCGTCACGCCCCCCGCCGTCCCCTCCGCTCGGCCGGGCTCGGTCGGTCGCGGGAGCGGGCGGCAGAGGGCGCCCCGGCCGTCCCTGGAGGGGTTGGGCGGCCGCGACGCCGGGGGaaggggcgcggggcggggcgcgtGGGCGGGAGGACCGACTGAGCGCGCCCCGTTCCCGCGGCCCTCCTCGCGTGCCGTCCCCGTCGGCGCGCTCGCGCACGATGCGTCCTGAGACCCGGGTGTGGGACGTGTGCCTGCTTTCCTCCGGGCGTCGTGAGCTGAGAGGGGTGGCCGTGTTTGGACGGCGCACGCCCGCGCTCGGCCCGCGTGTCCGCAGGTGCCGTGTGCGCGCTCACGGACACAGGTCGGCCTCCGTGGCTCAGTTCTCTTGGTCGGCGAATTGCTTTAGGCCCAGGGAGGCGGGTGGTTCTCCCGCTCGGCCTCCTCCTTCGCTCAGCTCCCCTCTTCCCGGGAAGACATCTCGGCCCCCTGCAgagcgcccccctcccctcgcAGCGCCCTGTGCCGCCTTGGGGACTGGGCAGGGGAGCCTCTCACCTTGTCCTGTTGGAAGTTGGGCTGCAGGGAGACCTGGGCCTGGGCCCGCGTCTGCAGGACTCCCAGGACTCCCAGCAGGACCAGCCCCATCCACAGCGTGTGCAGAGCGGCCATTGTCCTGGAGCTGAATAGCCACCCGGGCCGGTGGTGCCAGCAGTGCGGGTGGAGTGAGGGAGCCGGCAGGAGGAGCAGAGGCCACTGGAGAGACCCCTATTTATGGGCCTGGCTTGGCCTCCACCCAGGGCCCAGGGACAGCCCACTGCAGGCTCGTGATGCTGGGGGAGGACAGAGCCGGGAGCCCAGCTGCAGGCTT is a window from the Felis catus isolate Fca126 chromosome D4, F.catus_Fca126_mat1.0, whole genome shotgun sequence genome containing:
- the PTGDS gene encoding prostaglandin-H2 D-isomerase precursor (The RefSeq protein has 2 substitutions compared to this genomic sequence), coding for MAALHTLWMGLVLLGVLGVLQTRAQAQVSRQPNFQQDKFLGRWFTSGLASNSSWFREKKNALSMCISVVAPSAEGGLNLTTTFLRKDQCETRTLLLRPAETPGCYSYTSPHWGSTHDVWVVATDYEEYALLYTAGTKSPGQDFHMATLYSRTQTPRAEVKEKFSTFAKTRGFTEDAIVFLPKTERCMEEHR